AGAACCCGCAGGTGCGGCATCAGTGGCAGCTTTGGAAGTGCTTAAAGATGAGATTAAAGGAAAAACCATCGTCTGCATCATTTCAGGTGGTAACAATGACATCAACCGTATGCCAGAGATGGAAGAACGTGCGCTTATCTACGATGGTATCAAGCATTACTTTGTGGTTAACTTCCCACAACGTCCTGGTGCCCTTCGTGAATTTGTAAATGATATCTTGGGACCAAATGATGATATCACTCGTTTTGAGTACATCAAACGTGCTAATAAAGGAAAAGGTCCGGTTCTCATTGGTATAGCTCTTAGTGACAAGAATGACTATGATGGACTTCTCGAGCGTCTTTCGGCCTTTGACCCAAGTTATATCAACCTTCACGGTAACGAAACACTATACAATATGCTTGTCTGAGGACAGGTTCAGATAATGAAAAAAGAATCGACGAACGTCGGTTCTTTTCTACTTTAACTTAGCTATAAAATGTCACTAGGCCTTATCTTCAAACTAAAACCCCAGTATTTCTACTGAGGTTTTCTTTATTCGATAATTAAGAGTCCATCTTTGATGGCGAATGGATTGTCTTTATTGATGCGGTCGTAGAACATGATACCGTTAGTATGGTCGATTTCATGTTGAACAACGATTGAGTTGTAACCACGGAGTTTAACACGTTGCTTTTCGCCTTCTTTGTTGAAGTATTCAACAGTTACACGAGCATGACGAACCACGTAACCAGGAACGTCGCGGTCAACTGAGAGGCATCCTTCGCCATCGCCCAAAGCAGCATCTTGAACAGAATGGGCAACTACTTTAGGGTTGTACATGATTTCTTGAAGGCTATATGCTTCTTTTGGTGGATTACCTTCAGCGTCTTCAGGGTTTGGAACGAGAACAGCGATAATGCGTTTTGAAATATCTAATTGAGGGGCTGCAAGACCGACTCCCCCACGAAGCCCCATTTTTTCGGCAATAACAGGATCTTGTGAGTTACGAAGAAACTGCATCATTTTTTCGCCTAGGATAATGTCTTCGTCTGATAGTGGGAAGGTTACATCTTCAGCGACAGCACGCAAGGTTGGATTTCCTTCGCGAATGATATCATTCATATCAATCATATGGCTGGCGCGGATAATTTTGGTTTGAGCGTCCATTTGTTTACCTCTATTTTCTTTGATTTACTTGTTTATAACTATAGCACAAAAGGGTTGAAAATTAAACCATCAAGGGTTAAAGTGAGGCTTTTTCTAATCGATAAAAGCCAGTTTTTCCAAGGTTTTTTTCTCTAAAATACGATAGGTTTTAAAGGCCTCTTTTTCGATAATTCCCTGGTCGATAAATTGTTTGATGACTCGCTGTACATGACGATAGCTAGTCCCAAAACGGGAAGCTAAAATGGATGGCGATAATTGAAAGATATTCTCTTCTTCACTATTCAAAATATGGGTGGCCAGACGCTCTTTGACAGAGTAGCTCGCATTCGTTGAAGCAGTGATACCTTGCTTATGCAGTGCCCTAGCCAGGTTACGTCCAATTTGGTAGAGAAAAACAGGGTCTTTGAGGAGTTCTTCTTTATTATTTAATGGGAGCTGAACTGCTTGAACCTCTTCTAAAGCAATGACTGATGATCCTGCTGGTTGGTTGGTCATGAGTTCTACATCTCCCAATATCTGAGGCTGATTGAGCGTTTCTAGGATATGTTCTTTACCATTGAAGAGAGAACGAACAATTTTTACCTTTCCTGATAAAATGTAGGTCAGCTCAGTGATAGCTTGCCCTTGGGTACAAATATAATCGTTCTTTTGAAAGGTGACTTTCTGTAATTGGTTGAGGTAGGGGGGTGGAAAGACCTGGTCAAGTTGAGGTCTTATGGTATGATTACGCATACATCTCCTTTTTTAGGACCTAGGTCCTATTTTTTAAAGTCTCCTTAGATTATAATGAAAAAATAACTATTAGACAAGTAAGGAAAGGATGTTCTTATCCCTATATTATGACACGAATTTTAGAAAAAATGAGCCTGCTTGGGCTATCCTTGCTCTTGATTTCGGCCTTTTCGATTTCAACAGCGTTACCACCTATGTTGGACTACTATAGCCCAACCTTTTCTGCCGCGCAAGTGGAGCTTCTAGTATCTGTCCCTTCATTTTCCGTAGTAGCGATGCTCTTGCTTAATTCATTTATTGACAAATGGCTAAGTGATAGACAGCTAATTGTGACTGGATTGCTCTTACTTAGTAGTGCTGGGATTTTTCCTTTTTTTGTACAAGCCTATCCTCTTGTCTTATTGTCACGTATTGCTTTTGGAATGGGGATTGGTCTTATCAATGCTAAGGCGATTGCCATCATCAGTCAACGTTATCAAGGTAAAGAGCGAGTTCAGATGTTAGGTATTCGTGGCTCCATGGAGTTGATTGGTGGAGCTTCTTGTTCTCTTTTAGTTGGACAATTACTGAAAATTCATTGGACCTTTGCCTTCCTTATCTATGGTTTTGGTTTTGTGATTTTGATTATGTATCTCCTTTTTGTGCCAACGATGGAGCAAGTGGAGAAGAAGCAGATTACAAAAAGAAAACAAGTTCTGAACAAAAAAGACCTTGGTATGATTCTTGGCATGGCTCTTTTAGCAGGTTTTGTCATCTGTATCAATTCTTCGATTAGTTTGCGCGTGCCTCTGTTTCAAGTTGCCGGTAAGACTATTGAGAGTGGTCAATCAGCCTTAGTACTGAGTTTAGAGCAGGGAATTGGAATTGTAGCTGGACTGAGCTTCGCCTCGCTTATAGGACATTTTAAAAATCGTCTTTTGACTATAGTGATGTTCTTGTTAGCGGTTTGTCTCTTTGGGATGTCAGTGGCTGGTAACTTACCGATTTTGATTTTATCTTCAGTTGGTGTTGGTTTCTTCTATAGTATTGTTTTGACAATTATCTTTAATCGACTTTCTGAGTCTATTGATAGAAATCTGTTGAACAAGGCGACAGCCTATGTCCTCTTAGGGTGTAACCTAGGGTCAGCTATTTCCCCTTATGTTTTGAAATTATTGGCACTCATATCTCCAAGTTTTAGTTGGATTTTTCTAGCCTATGCTATCGTAAGTTTCCTACTTTTCCTTGGATTTTTTCTGAATGCAAAAATGGTTAAAAAAGTCTAAGCTTCAAAAACTTAATCAGTGAAATCTTGCGATTGACAAAGATTAGTAGATGAGCTAAAATAGAGAGGTCGTAAAGACAAACCAACTCTTTCTTGGTTTTAGGAGAGCCAATCCTAAGACTCGGATGGAGCAAAAAAAGGAGAAAAAACATGGCAATCTCAAAAGAGAAAAAAAATGAAATCATTGCTCAATACGCACGTCACGAAGGTGACACTGGTTCAGTAGAGGTTCAAGTTGCTGTCCTTACTTGGGAAATCAACCACCTTAACGAACACATTAAACAACACAAAAAAGACCACGCTACTTACCGTGGTTTGATGAAAAAAATCGGTCACCGTCGTAACTTGTTGGCATACCTTCGCCGCACAGACGTTAACCGTTACCGTGAGTTGATTAGCTCACTCGGACTTCGTCGTTAATTCAAGATACAAGTGCCTAGGCCTTGTTCAATTGAATACACGAAAATGGAACTGCTCTATGATGGGGCAGTTTTTCTTTTTCACTCGGATTTTACCCGAGTGAAAAACAGCTCTCTAGATATAGAGGGCTGTTTTTTTGTATTCCTCTAAAAATTTTCTGACGATGATTAATCTATCGAACAAAAAAACTCCAAAATTAATTCTGGAAGTTTTTCTATTTTAAAATCTTTTTGATAACTGTTTGAAATTGAGGGAGTTGATGGATAGCAGTTCCGATAAGGATACCTAACATATTTAAGGTGATATCTCCCAAATCAAAGACTCCTAAATGTCCGAAGTACTGAATGGATTCGACGGAGAAAAGGGTAAGGAGACAGAGTAGGAGATTACTCAATCGTGAAGAAAAGAGGAGTCCCAGAGGGATGAACATTAACAGGTTCATGATGGGAACGAAGTGGCTGCCCCAGTATAATTCCCGAGCGAAGGAGAGGGGGTTAAGTGAGAGACCTTGGGTACCAATGTTTTTCAAGAAAAGTAGGTAGAAGAGAGCAAGAAAGTAAATGAAGTAGAGTAGGAGTAGTGTCTGTTTTTTCAGCTTTCTAGTAAGAAGGAGTTTCAAAAAAGCGTAGACAAAGTAACTCAGTAGGACAATAATGACTAGGTTGAGTAAGACTTGAAAGTAGGAGCCATAATGGGCGATGTAATGAACGTACTGTTCGAGATGCCCCCTATAAAACCAATAAGACAAGGCCAGTGAGAGCATTCCTAGTAAGATGTTACTCAATGTTTTTAATGTTTTTGCCACTTTGCTCCTCCATTTGCATATGATGAGTACACATTATATCAAAAAAAACGTTTAAAGAAAGTTAAGAAACTGTAACGAAGTTTTGATAGAATAAAAGGATAAGGCAGAATCAAAGACTAAAAAAGGACTTTGAAACAGCAACTCTACTTTTGACTAACAATTTAATGATTTTTGTAAACAGGCTATGAAAGCTTATAAAATAATTAAATTTTAAAAATTAGGAGTCAGCATCTTGTTTCAGGATTATTAAAATGTTATTATATAGTAGTGAATTTTTAACATAAAAAGGAGTTCGTCTTATGAATAAAAAGGTTTTGGCGACAGCCGGAATTGCAGCACTTGCAGTTTCTGCTACAGTTGCTAAAGCTGATGAGGTAACGACAAACGATCAAGCCTCAACAACAGCATCAGTATCATCGACAGCTACACAAGCTGTCCCAACTCAAGCCCAAGTTGAAGCGGCTAGAGAACAAGCCAGCGCTGCAAATCAAGCAGTATCGCAACAAGAGTCAGTAGTTGCTAATCATGAAGCAGCTGCCAACCAGGCTCAAGCAAACCTAGCGACAGCAGATGCTAACTTGCAAAAGGCACAAACAGCAGCCGATGAAGCAAGTCCAGAAACTATTGCTGCCGCTCAAGGTCAAGTAACTACTGCGGAAAATGCGGCTAAGGAAGCTAAGTCAGCAGTCGAAACAGCTCAATCAGCAGAAAAAACTGCCAAAGATGCAGCAGACAAACAGCAATCTGTCGTTAATACAGATCAAGCTAATGTCAATGCTAAAGCTAGTGAAGTTGCTAATGCTCAAAAATCAGTAGATGCTGCTAAAGCAGCTCTTAATGGTTCTAGCGCTTCTGAGGCAGCTTCTAACCAAGCTAAAGCACAATCAGTTTTTGACGCTGCAACAGTAGCTGAGAAAAAAGCTCAAGAAGAACTGGCAGCAGCTCAGGCAGCTGATAAAGAAAAAGCTACTGCTATTTTAGCTAAAGAAGGTCAATTGACTGCAGACCAAAATGCAGCAAACCAAGCTAAAGCAGCCTATGAGACTGCTCAAACAGTAGCTAATGAAAAGGCAGCTGCCCTTGCAGCCGCTGAAGCAGCTAAGAAAAAAGCAGAATCTTCAACAACTTCAACAGCTAATGTTCGTCAAAAATTCTCAGTGTCACAAGAGTATGTCAATGCTCTTAAGATTCATGAGTCTAAAACAGCGACAGCAGCAGAAATAGCTCAAGCTGAACAAGTCTTGAAGAACGTTAATAAACGTGATCGTGGTAACAATAGTTATCAAGACAATGAAGCAGATAAAAATGTTAAAATTAGTGATTTGAATAATCTTAGTGAAGCTCAAATTACAGATTTGTCATTGTATGCTTCAAGTTTGATTAACCAAATTCGTACAGCCTTTGGTACAACTCAAACATCTGTTTCAAAAGGTAGTGTTCTTGCAGCTGATCGTGTTTCAGATGGTTATGTAGCAGATAACTGGGGTTGGGAAGCTATTACCCATAAAAGACATGATAGTGCCGCCCTTGACCGTGCTGGTAAGTCATTTAATAGTGTAAGTATTGGTGAAAACCTTAATACATGGCAAGGTTTGACAGGACCATTTACACTTAACGACATTAAGAAATATGTCTATGAAGCTATGCTCGACTTCATGTTTAATGGTAATGAGTGGAACCATGCTCGTTCTATCTCTGGACTTACAGCAGATGGTGGTGAGGCTTACATTGGTACAGACATCAGTGTTGTTGCCGGTGCCTTTAACGTTCACGTAAACAATGTCAATAAAAATTCTATCGCTTCTGATAGTAGCTTTGACACAACTAAGATTGCTAACCCATATGTAGGTAACCAATCTCAACCATCTTCAAATGCAAATCTAGCAGCTGCAAAAGCAGCTTATGAAGCTGCTAAACAAGCTAACGATCAAGCTCAAAGTGATTTGGCTAGCAAGAAATCTGCTTCTGAGTCAGCAACTCTTAAACTTAAGAATACTCAATCAGAACTTGCAGCTCTTAAAGCGACTGCAAGCAAGTTGGCAGCTGCTCAGAATAACCTTTCTGAAAAACAAGCCGCCCTTGCAACTGCTAAATCAGAATTGGAAAAAGCTAATGCTGCAGTTGAAAATCTTAATGCTAATGCACAAGAAAAAGCAGCAGCCCTTAGCAAAGCTCAAGCAACTCTTGATGAAAAACAAGCAGAGCTTCAAACAGCTAAAGATAAACTTGCGACAAGTTCTGCGACCTTGCAACGTTTGACAAATGCATACAACGCTGCTAAGCAAGATACTGCTAAGAAACAAGTAGCATTGACACAAGCTAACCAAGCTTTGGCTTCTGCTAAGAACCGTGTAGCAGCTCTTACAAATGCTTCAGCTAACCTAGCTAAGGCTAAGGCAGAACGTGCAACGGCCTTTGCTAAATTTACTGCGGCGAAAGGTGCTCTTTCAACTGAACGTGCGAAACTGGTTGAATTGTCTGCTAAACGTGATAAATTAACGAGCGAATACACGACAGTTCAAACAGCTTTCGATAACTATATGAAAGCTAAGGCAGACAAAGAGCTTCAAACACAATTGGCTAAAGAGTATGCTAACATCATCTCTAAAGGTCTTACACCAGTACCTGTTTACGATGTAGATGGTAAAGTTGTTGCTTTCACAACACAAGAACAAGCAGCTCAAACGGCGGCTCAAATTCCTGTAAATTATGGTCAAGCAAAAGCAGAGAAACAAGCTCCTGTACAAGAAACAGACAGCTTGCCAGAAACAGACAGCTTGCCAGAAACAGGTGAGTCAACTGCAGTAGGATTCAGTCTTGTAGGTCTCTTTATGACACTATTGGCCTTCCTTGGTTTTGTTGACAGACGTACACGTCGTAACTAATCATAGAAAAAAACGGCAACTGCCGTTTTTTTATTATGAAAATGCAATCTTCTACTGAGTCTTTCATTATGTGATGGCGGACGTCAGCGACCTTCTGCGAAGTTCCATGACTAAGTTTTGAGTCTAATGTCTCAAAACTTCCGAATGCCAGAAAACTTAATAGTTTTCTGGCATTTTTTTTTCACATAGGAAAGACTCATTTGCTGATTAATATATTATCAACAAACAATAATTATTTTAAAATTATAGAGCAGAATCATATTCAATTTGATAATGGAGTTTAGTTTATCTTTTATATGAAATATTCTTAAGCGACTTTTGATATTAATTTAAAGCAATATTCTAGATAATCTTCTATTTCAGATTTAGAGAATTTGTGAAAATTAATGACTCCTAAAAATCCGATATGGCTTCTGAAAAATTTGGTGTGGTCCATAGTGGTTGAAACTAATATCAGAATAGATTTTGGTTCTATTTGTCTGATTTTTTTGGAGATATGTAATCCATCCCAAGATTTTAGTTGAGGATCGTATATGATAAAATAGACATTAGTGGGGGTACCTAGTTTTTGTTTTTGAATATCACCTTGTCTATGTTTAATTTTTAATCTGGTATTAGGGTATTTTTTCTTAAGCAATTGTTTAAGGATTTTGGTCAGTGGTTGTTGATATCTAAATGGTTGAATTATATAGATTTTATCACTCATAATTTTACCTTTCTTTTTATTATCAATTTTATCATGATGAGTAAATAAGAGGTTTGGCTTGTCGTGAATGGTGTTTATTTTGTAATGGTAGAGATAATTTTACCGTTTATGACAAAAAAAAGTACCGTTGGATGTAATTTTAGTTTTTTAAGAGAACTCTTTGTTATGATTAAATTATGTTATAGTAAGGGGGAAATGATGGATTATATTGTTGCTAAAAAAGATAGCATGTCGGTTAAAATCCCAATTGGAGAGATTCTATATATCGGTACAATGTCAGATTGTCCAAGACTTTTGCAGTTTATAACTGATAATGGAATTTTTGAGACTTATGGAAAAATAAAAGACTTTGAAATAGATATGGGGTTAGTTTTTAGGCGCTGTCATAGAAAATATTTAGTTAATCTTAAGCGTATAAAAGCTATTGATTTAGGAACTAGACGAATTATGTTTGATAATAGTAAAGTTAATTCCATTGTCTGTTCGCGACGAAAACTTACTGAAGTTTTAAAGGATTGGAAGAATTTATAGTTTAAGAGGATATATATGTTAAATATTTTTGTTCTAGAAGATGATTTTTTTCAGCAAACTCGTATTGAGACAGCGATTAAGAAATGTATGTCTGATAATAAAATGAGGTATAGGTATTTAGAAGTCTTTGGTAAGCCTCAACAGTTGTTAGATGCAATTAAAGAGACAGGAAATCATCAATTTTTCTTTCTTGATATTGAAATTAAAGGAGATAAAAAGAGAGGAATGGAGATTGCGCGTGAAATCCGTGAAAAAGATCCTAGTGCGTCGATTGTCTTTGTGACGACTCACTCAGAATTTATGCCAGTCACCTACAGTTACCGTGTATCTGCTTTGGACTTTATCGACAAAGGGTTAAGTGATCAAGATTATCAGGAAGCTATTTCGTCTGTTTTGATACATGCTACTGGTAGTGTTAATAAAACAATAGGTGAAGATTCATTTTGTTTTAAATCAGAACATTCCCAAATACAAGTTCCTTTTTCAGATATTCTTTATTTTGAGACCTCACCTACGATTCATAAGGTAATTTTAACGACGAAGAAAGGCCATATGGAATTTTATGGTAAAGTTTCAGATATTGCGAAGGCAGACAAAAGACTCTACCAAAGTCATAGATCTTATGTAGTGAATCCAGAGAATATTATTCGTATTGACAAATCAAATCATACTGTTTTCTTTGAAAATGATGAATCTTGTTTTGTATCTCGTATGAAATTAAAAGGTTTAGTTGAGAGGATTACTTTGAGATGAAATTTGAGTATGAGGGAGTATTTTTTATTGGGTGGGTTATTAGATTAGTCATCTTTCAACAAGTTAGTGATTACAAATTTAAAGTTAGACACTTATTTATTATTCCTATTTTATTTACTCTTGTGGAATACTTTTTTTTATGATATTGTATTCTGGGGTGAATTCTTTTTCCTACCTTTAATTGTTTTATTCATAAAAACAAAAAAACATTGGTCTTGGGTTCAATCCTTATTCTATTGCTTTTTCACTTTAGCTATCTATGAGATAGTTAGTAGTTTGTCTTCTCTTTATTTTCAATTTGTATTTAAAATACCAGAGACTACTTTGGAAAATAACGTTTGGCTAGATTGGATTCCTACACTTTTATCCTTTCCTCTATATGTTTTGTTTTTAAAATTAGTAAGAATAGATTTAAATACACTGTCAAGAGAAATTAAAAATGATAAGTTAACAAGAGTTGTTTACTTATTTACTATAACAATGATTTTATATTATATATCTAGCTATATTTTACGAAGTATACCTACATTAGAGTATGCGGGCTGGATCTCTTTTAATATAGAAGATATATATATTAATAGGGTAATTATTTATAGTTACTTTCCAATATTCTTGGGTTTTTTATTATACATTCAGTATCTTGTTAAAGAAAATATAAATAGGGAGCTAGAAAAAATTAAGGACTCACAGATTTCATCGATGAGTATTTATAGTGAGCATATAGAGTCATTGTATAAAGAAATCAAGAGTTTTCGTCATGATTATACAAACATATTAGTTAGTTTAAATGAATCCATAAAAAATAGAGACATAGATGGGATTGAAAGCATATATGATTCAGTGCTTTTGGATTCAGATAAAACTTTTTATAATACGCATTATGATATTGCTAACTTGGTAAATCTAGAGGATTTAGCAATGAAATCTATTGTTTCAGCAAAAATGTTTGAGGCACAAAGTAAGGGGATTAGACTTTCTATAGAGATAGAAAAGGTTATTAAAGCTCCGGCTAGTATAGATTCAATAGATTTGTTGAAATTATTAGCCATCTTTTTGGATAATGCTATAGAGTCCTCATTGGAATCAGCTTCACCAGAGCTTTCATTTGTATATTTTCAAGAAGAAAATCGTAAAATAATGATTATTGAAAATTCAACAAAGCAGGAGAGAATTAATACAAAGGCCATTTTTAATTATGGCTACTCAACTAAAGGTAATGGTAGAGGGATAGGGCTAGCTAATGTATATGAGATTCTATCGACTTACAGTAGAGTATATTTAAAAACTTATAGTAATGAGTATAAATTTCGACAAGAATTGGTTTTTGAAGATTAAAAAGTAGACATATAATTCATGTCTACTTTTTTGTATTTAGGAAATCTTTCAAGATTGAACAAAGATATATTAATACTGAAATAGTGCAATTATAAATATTAGTGTTGCTACTAAAAAGAATTATCTGTAATTTTTTGCCCGTTTATTACTAATAATGTGCTGTTTATTATATTTAAGATGCGAACTATTAAGTTTAATATATACTAATTTTTGTAAGAGCAAGTTCAGAAAAATACTTAGCTTAAATCATTTATGAAAGGAATCTACTATATTTAATTTATTGGATTATATGCAAAACGTTATTCACAATCTAAATAGATTTGATATCAAATATTGTTTTTTAACTACTAATGAAATAGAAAGCGAGATTATATATGTCGTTATTTAAATCAGTTTTCAAATCAGTTTTTAAGAGAAAGGATGTTAATATTTTTCTTACATTTGCCTTTCTCCCTGTTTTAGTTCCATTGTTATCAGGGTTCATGGAAGGAATGAGTTCAGAATATACAGGTAATTTTCTTTCTTTTTTTAGAGTCAGCAGTGAGTACGCAATATCGCTTTGTATTGCCTATACTTTTATTTTCTTTGGTTGTATCTTCAGTTTTTAAGGATGAAATAGACTCAGGTATTATGTTTCTTTATAAAGATATTAATAGAAAGAAAATTTTTAATGCCAAATTATTGAGTTTAGTTGCAGTATACAGTATTTTTTTGGGGTTAACTATTTTTACGAGTATTGTATCTTATTATGGATTTATGTTGCCCAAAGGAGAAGTTTCATCAAACTTTATCGCAAATCAATCTTCAGCTACAATTAAGAGTTTATTTACCTTAATTTCAACTATTAATTTAAATCTAATTACAATTACTTTAGTTGTGATGGTATCTATCACCTCTAAAACTATCAAGTCAGTATTGGCTGGGGTTTTCTTTTCACTAGCGGCATCTGTTTCTCCGATGTTAATCGGTATTCAGTACCTCTTTCCAAATGGATATATCCACTTTATTCAAAGTAATTGGGTTTTATCATATATGGCTGCAGTTGTTATTTCCATTATCTACTTCGTTATTTTTTACGTAAGAGGTATGCATAAATTTAAAAATGTGGAATTCTAGGAGGAGAAATGAAGAATAATATTCAATCGCTAGTTTTTCCATATAGATTACTTGCTATAGCTACCTCGATATATAGTGCAGGTACATCAACTATTTTCTTAGATTTAACAGGAGATTTTGAATAATGTTAATCTTATTAATTACCCTAATTTATTTACTTACGACTTTGGCAACTATCTTTTTATTGCCTCATATGTCTGTTCCAATCCTTTTATTTTCTTTATATGTGTTACCATTGATTATTAATTTTATTGGATATAAGCTAAAGCAACTTAAATGTAAAACGTTTCTGACTTTCTTATTACCCACAATGTCTTTATTAGGGTATATGGTATTTGCTTACGTTACTGTTAAATCAGGTACTTGGACAAATTTTGTTAATATTAATACGTTTTCAAATAGTGATATGAGTGTAAAAGTTGGAATGAATTTGTTATCAGTAGCTCAACTAGTATTTGTGACATTGCTGTTTTATGGAGTGTCACTGACAACGCACTTTATTAATAAAAAAATTTCAGTGAATAAAGGAGCTAAATATGCTTAAAATAGAAAATCTTTCAAAAAAATTTCCCGGTAATGATTTTTATTCGCTATCAGATGTATCTCTCGAAATTGAGAAGGGAGAAATTGTAGGCCTTATTGGAAAAAACGGCGCTGGTAAGTCAACATTAATGAAAATGATGGCAAAATCACAAAAACCAACTTCAGGTAAGATTAGTTATAATGGTACGGATATAAATAGTAATGATAATGTTTTGGAAGACTTTGGAATTATGATTGAACCAGTATTCTATCCAGAAATGTCAGTTATAGATAATCTAAAGTTTTATTTGAAGCTTCATGGAAAAAAAGAGTTATATCCTAATATCGAGAGGACTTTGAAATTAGTTGAGTTGTGGGAATCTCGAAATCGTAAACCCAAAGGATTCTCATTTGGGATGAAGCAGCGTACAGCCTTGGCTATTGCTCTAGTAGCTGAACCAGACTTTCTAATTTTGGATGAACCATTTGTAGGGCTGGATCCAGTAGGTGTTCAAAAGTTAATTGATATTTTAAAAAAATGGTCCAGTGAACGTCAAATTTCTATGTTGATTTCTAGCCATCAACTTGGAGAATTGGAAGCTTTGTGTAATAGATATATCTATATTGAAGGTGGGAAACTTGCGGAGTCCTTTATTGGTAAGGCTCAGCCAAGTTTAGTGGTTCACCTAAATTCTAAGTATCATATGTGTAATCTTAAAGATCATATTTCACAAGGAATTACTTTAAGCGATGGTTTGCTAGATATTCCAATATCTGTTGATAAGGAAGCGCTTAATGATATTTTTGGAGTATTAGCTAGTGAATCTCTGATAGAATCAATCGAAGTGAAAGAGAATCACCTTAAGGAAGTATTTATGAAAGGATGAGGTTATGAAGCAAATTTTTTCCGCAGTATTTGAATCAGTTTGGAAAAGAAAAGAGACAAAAATATTCCTATTATTTAGTTTGTATCCTCTAGTTTACTGGGTAGCCTCACTTTTTGGTGATTCTAATTTCATGCAAATTACAAACTCTGGGAATTCAAAAGTTGGTTATCTTGATTTTGCTGATATGATTTTAAATTCTATGGATACTATGATTTTACCAACCTTAGCTCTTTATTTCCTAACCATCTCAGTTTTTAGAAGAGAAACAGATGATCATACAATGTTCATGTATAAGGATATTAACAGAAAAAATATTTTCTTGTCAAAATACTTTAGTTTGTTATTAATCTTACTCGTATATTTTGGAGTTTTCTTGTTATCTTCATTAGTTGTTCACTATACTAGAGTAGTACATATGGATTTTGGGACAACTCGCTTTTTATCTGAAAATACTTACTATACTTTTTTGGGGTTACAAAGTATTTTTATAATATTTTTAAAAGGAGTCCTCTCTATTTCTGTGTCAGCTTTTATTTCTCTTAGATTTGGTATAGGTACAACAATGATTACAGGAATTGGATTATCTGTAGTTATGATGATTACCTCAATTGTAGGTGGTCCTATCGCAACACTTTTTCCGAATGGCTATAGTCAGTTTACGACAACAGTGAATAACGCTTGGATTGGCTTAGTTGGTCCTACTATGTTAACGATGTTTTATAGTATTATTCTAAGTCTGTTTGGCCTAAAAAAATTTAATAGCCTGGAGTACTAAGTTATTAT
Above is a window of Streptococcus salivarius DNA encoding:
- the def gene encoding peptide deformylase encodes the protein MDAQTKIIRASHMIDMNDIIREGNPTLRAVAEDVTFPLSDEDIILGEKMMQFLRNSQDPVIAEKMGLRGGVGLAAPQLDISKRIIAVLVPNPEDAEGNPPKEAYSLQEIMYNPKVVAHSVQDAALGDGEGCLSVDRDVPGYVVRHARVTVEYFNKEGEKQRVKLRGYNSIVVQHEIDHTNGIMFYDRINKDNPFAIKDGLLIIE
- a CDS encoding Crp/Fnr family transcriptional regulator, whose amino-acid sequence is MRNHTIRPQLDQVFPPPYLNQLQKVTFQKNDYICTQGQAITELTYILSGKVKIVRSLFNGKEHILETLNQPQILGDVELMTNQPAGSSVIALEEVQAVQLPLNNKEELLKDPVFLYQIGRNLARALHKQGITASTNASYSVKERLATHILNSEEENIFQLSPSILASRFGTSYRHVQRVIKQFIDQGIIEKEAFKTYRILEKKTLEKLAFID
- a CDS encoding MFS transporter, which encodes MTRILEKMSLLGLSLLLISAFSISTALPPMLDYYSPTFSAAQVELLVSVPSFSVVAMLLLNSFIDKWLSDRQLIVTGLLLLSSAGIFPFFVQAYPLVLLSRIAFGMGIGLINAKAIAIISQRYQGKERVQMLGIRGSMELIGGASCSLLVGQLLKIHWTFAFLIYGFGFVILIMYLLFVPTMEQVEKKQITKRKQVLNKKDLGMILGMALLAGFVICINSSISLRVPLFQVAGKTIESGQSALVLSLEQGIGIVAGLSFASLIGHFKNRLLTIVMFLLAVCLFGMSVAGNLPILILSSVGVGFFYSIVLTIIFNRLSESIDRNLLNKATAYVLLGCNLGSAISPYVLKLLALISPSFSWIFLAYAIVSFLLFLGFFLNAKMVKKV
- the rpsO gene encoding 30S ribosomal protein S15, yielding MAISKEKKNEIIAQYARHEGDTGSVEVQVAVLTWEINHLNEHIKQHKKDHATYRGLMKKIGHRRNLLAYLRRTDVNRYRELISSLGLRR
- a CDS encoding VanZ family protein; this encodes MLSLALSYWFYRGHLEQYVHYIAHYGSYFQVLLNLVIIVLLSYFVYAFLKLLLTRKLKKQTLLLLYFIYFLALFYLLFLKNIGTQGLSLNPLSFARELYWGSHFVPIMNLLMFIPLGLLFSSRLSNLLLCLLTLFSVESIQYFGHLGVFDLGDITLNMLGILIGTAIHQLPQFQTVIKKILK
- a CDS encoding SEC10/PgrA surface exclusion domain-containing protein — protein: MNKKVLATAGIAALAVSATVAKADEVTTNDQASTTASVSSTATQAVPTQAQVEAAREQASAANQAVSQQESVVANHEAAANQAQANLATADANLQKAQTAADEASPETIAAAQGQVTTAENAAKEAKSAVETAQSAEKTAKDAADKQQSVVNTDQANVNAKASEVANAQKSVDAAKAALNGSSASEAASNQAKAQSVFDAATVAEKKAQEELAAAQAADKEKATAILAKEGQLTADQNAANQAKAAYETAQTVANEKAAALAAAEAAKKKAESSTTSTANVRQKFSVSQEYVNALKIHESKTATAAEIAQAEQVLKNVNKRDRGNNSYQDNEADKNVKISDLNNLSEAQITDLSLYASSLINQIRTAFGTTQTSVSKGSVLAADRVSDGYVADNWGWEAITHKRHDSAALDRAGKSFNSVSIGENLNTWQGLTGPFTLNDIKKYVYEAMLDFMFNGNEWNHARSISGLTADGGEAYIGTDISVVAGAFNVHVNNVNKNSIASDSSFDTTKIANPYVGNQSQPSSNANLAAAKAAYEAAKQANDQAQSDLASKKSASESATLKLKNTQSELAALKATASKLAAAQNNLSEKQAALATAKSELEKANAAVENLNANAQEKAAALSKAQATLDEKQAELQTAKDKLATSSATLQRLTNAYNAAKQDTAKKQVALTQANQALASAKNRVAALTNASANLAKAKAERATAFAKFTAAKGALSTERAKLVELSAKRDKLTSEYTTVQTAFDNYMKAKADKELQTQLAKEYANIISKGLTPVPVYDVDGKVVAFTTQEQAAQTAAQIPVNYGQAKAEKQAPVQETDSLPETDSLPETGESTAVGFSLVGLFMTLLAFLGFVDRRTRRN